The genomic stretch TCAACCCCAATGCGGTCACCCACATAAGCAAGTATTCCTGCCAGCAAGATATTGGTAAAGAAACCGGAAAGAAACACCACAGAATCAAAATGGTTTTCTTGAGCAGCTCGGATACCTCCTAAGACTGAGTCCAGAGCAGCCAAGATGGCCACAGAAAGATACTTTGAGTATTCTACCG from Desulfitobacterium dichloroeliminans LMG P-21439 encodes the following:
- a CDS encoding small basic family protein, giving the protein MWLPILGLILGLVIGWFSPFSVPVEYSKYLSVAILAALDSVLGGIRAAQENHFDSVVFLSGFFTNILLAGILAYVGDRIGVDLFLAAVVAFGVRLFNNLAIIRRHLLQKRIL